In Geopsychrobacter electrodiphilus DSM 16401, a single window of DNA contains:
- a CDS encoding pyruvate carboxylase gives MSVIKFKKIMAANRGEIAIRIFRACTELGINTVAIYSEQDRLSLHRYKADEAYLIGKGKGPIDAYLDFEEIVDLARRRDIDAIHPGYGFLSENADFADACARAGIAFIGPTGDIMRSLGDKVAGREVAMAAGVPIVPGTVKPVLSQEEALLFAKQCGYPIIVKASAGGGGRGMRVVRNQQELKEGLRSAASEAAASFGNAEVFMEKYIEKPKHIEVQLLGDHYGNLVHLYERDCSIQRRHQKVIEVAPALSLTKKQREEVCGYALAIGNKVKYRNAGTVEFLMDTDNRFYFIEVNPRIQVEHTVTELVTMRNLVQAQIQVAEGHKLSDPEIGIKRQSDIELRGAAIQCRITTEDPTNNFAPDFGKLKVYRSAAGLGVRLDAGSAYAGAEINPHYDSMLVKVSTYGRDLLQASRTMDRALQEFRIRGVKTNISFLEKVITHPDFLASNCNTSFLETHPEVFQFPIKKDRANKILSFIGHTTVNGYPGISPAKRLHSRQLRDATVPVIPYGQTLPRGSRDILLDKGPEGLATWARKSNRLLVTDTTMRDAHQSLMATRFRTADLDRIAEATAHLGGGLFSLEMWGGATFDVAMRFLCEDPWERLDRLRAKIPNICFQMLLRGSNAVGYTNYPDNVVQEFVKHAAQGGIDIFRVFDSLNWTKGMQVAMEAVRKEGAVCEASICYTGDILDPKRDKYPLEYYIKMAKELEKMGAHILAIKDMAGLLKPFAAEKLVKALKNEIAIPIHLHTHDTSSNGGATLLMAAQAGCDVVDAALSSVSGLTAQPNMNAMLAALEGTIWDPQLDMPGLQKLANYWETCRTYYAPFESELRSGTAQVYEHEIPGGQYSNYKPQVEGMGLGHRWEECKQMYRKVNDMFGDLVKVTPSSKIVGDMAMFMIQNNLEPADVMQRGHELTFPQGVIDFFKGMIGQPYGGFPKELQKIILKGEEPLTCRPGELLEPIDFVAKKAELEKKLDHRISDRDVLSAVLYPGVFEEFNRFREKYSDTSVLPTPVFFYGLDVGEEVTIDIQEGKTLIVKLNAIGKVRSDGTRNIYFELNGMPRSAVVTDLSVESDVVSRVQADPENIHHIGAPMPGKIFKLLVAVGDEVKEGETLLATEAMKMETNVKAKQAGKIKEILFSEGEQVDQGDLLVVFE, from the coding sequence ATGTCTGTAATAAAGTTTAAAAAAATTATGGCGGCCAACCGCGGCGAAATTGCGATTCGAATTTTTCGGGCATGCACTGAACTCGGGATCAACACGGTTGCCATCTATTCGGAGCAGGATCGGCTATCCTTGCATCGCTACAAGGCGGATGAGGCCTATCTGATTGGCAAAGGGAAAGGGCCGATCGATGCTTATCTCGATTTTGAAGAGATTGTTGACCTGGCTCGCAGAAGAGACATTGACGCGATTCATCCCGGGTATGGTTTTTTATCGGAAAATGCCGATTTTGCCGACGCTTGCGCGCGGGCCGGAATCGCTTTTATTGGACCCACTGGCGACATCATGCGGAGTCTTGGGGACAAGGTCGCTGGCCGTGAGGTGGCTATGGCTGCCGGAGTTCCCATCGTACCGGGGACGGTGAAACCTGTTCTGTCTCAAGAAGAGGCGTTACTCTTTGCCAAGCAGTGCGGTTATCCCATCATTGTAAAAGCGTCCGCCGGCGGTGGGGGGCGCGGCATGCGGGTTGTGCGCAATCAGCAGGAATTGAAGGAAGGTTTGCGTTCCGCCGCCAGTGAGGCTGCCGCTTCCTTTGGTAATGCTGAAGTGTTTATGGAAAAATATATCGAAAAGCCCAAGCACATCGAAGTGCAACTGCTTGGTGACCATTACGGCAATCTGGTGCACTTGTACGAGCGGGATTGCTCCATTCAGCGGCGCCATCAAAAGGTCATCGAAGTTGCTCCGGCCTTATCCTTGACCAAAAAGCAGCGTGAAGAAGTTTGTGGCTACGCACTGGCGATCGGCAACAAGGTAAAATACCGGAATGCCGGTACGGTTGAATTCTTAATGGACACCGATAACAGGTTCTATTTTATCGAGGTGAATCCACGCATTCAGGTGGAGCATACGGTTACGGAGCTGGTGACCATGCGCAATCTGGTGCAGGCCCAGATTCAGGTAGCGGAGGGCCATAAACTTTCCGATCCGGAAATCGGGATTAAGCGTCAGAGTGATATCGAACTGCGGGGAGCTGCTATCCAGTGCCGGATCACCACGGAAGACCCAACCAACAATTTTGCCCCCGATTTCGGCAAGTTGAAGGTATATCGGAGTGCGGCAGGGCTTGGTGTGCGTCTGGATGCCGGAAGTGCCTATGCCGGTGCCGAGATCAATCCTCATTATGATTCGATGCTGGTCAAAGTCTCGACCTATGGTCGTGATCTGCTGCAGGCGTCACGCACCATGGATCGTGCGCTGCAGGAGTTCCGCATCCGCGGGGTTAAAACCAATATCAGTTTTCTGGAAAAGGTGATTACCCATCCCGATTTTCTGGCCAGTAACTGCAATACCTCATTTCTTGAGACTCACCCTGAAGTATTTCAATTCCCGATTAAAAAAGACCGCGCCAACAAGATTCTTTCCTTTATCGGGCATACCACAGTCAATGGCTATCCCGGAATTTCGCCGGCCAAGCGACTTCATTCGCGACAATTACGCGATGCCACAGTCCCCGTGATCCCCTATGGACAAACCTTGCCACGGGGAAGTCGTGACATCCTGCTTGATAAGGGGCCCGAGGGGCTGGCGACCTGGGCGCGCAAGAGCAATCGATTGCTAGTGACTGATACCACCATGCGCGATGCCCATCAATCACTGATGGCGACCCGTTTCCGGACTGCCGACCTCGATCGAATTGCCGAGGCGACGGCACATCTGGGTGGCGGCCTCTTTTCCCTTGAGATGTGGGGTGGCGCAACTTTTGACGTGGCCATGCGTTTTCTGTGTGAAGACCCCTGGGAGCGTCTGGATCGTCTGCGGGCGAAGATCCCGAATATCTGCTTCCAGATGCTGCTGCGCGGCTCCAACGCTGTCGGTTACACCAACTATCCTGATAACGTAGTGCAAGAATTCGTCAAGCATGCTGCTCAAGGCGGGATTGATATTTTTCGGGTCTTCGATTCGCTGAACTGGACCAAAGGGATGCAGGTTGCGATGGAGGCAGTGCGCAAAGAAGGCGCTGTGTGCGAAGCGTCTATCTGCTACACCGGGGATATTCTTGATCCGAAACGCGACAAATATCCACTTGAATACTATATCAAGATGGCCAAGGAGCTCGAGAAGATGGGGGCACATATTCTGGCGATCAAGGATATGGCCGGGCTGCTCAAGCCGTTCGCTGCAGAAAAACTGGTCAAGGCCCTTAAAAACGAAATTGCCATTCCGATCCATCTACATACTCATGATACCTCCAGTAACGGCGGAGCCACATTGTTGATGGCCGCTCAGGCTGGTTGTGATGTGGTTGATGCGGCGCTTTCGTCGGTTTCCGGTTTAACCGCACAACCCAATATGAACGCAATGCTGGCTGCTCTTGAGGGCACGATCTGGGATCCGCAGCTTGATATGCCCGGGCTGCAGAAACTCGCGAATTATTGGGAGACCTGCCGGACCTATTATGCGCCATTTGAATCTGAGCTGCGCAGTGGAACGGCTCAGGTTTATGAGCATGAGATCCCCGGGGGGCAGTATTCGAACTACAAGCCGCAAGTTGAAGGGATGGGGTTGGGCCACCGCTGGGAAGAGTGCAAGCAGATGTACCGCAAGGTCAATGATATGTTCGGCGATTTGGTTAAGGTGACGCCAAGCTCAAAAATTGTTGGTGATATGGCGATGTTTATGATCCAGAATAATCTTGAACCCGCAGATGTGATGCAGCGTGGCCATGAGCTGACCTTTCCGCAGGGAGTCATTGATTTTTTTAAAGGGATGATCGGTCAGCCGTATGGGGGATTTCCCAAGGAGTTACAGAAGATCATCCTGAAGGGCGAGGAGCCGTTGACCTGTCGCCCCGGAGAATTGTTGGAACCGATCGATTTTGTCGCTAAAAAAGCAGAGCTCGAAAAGAAACTGGACCATAGGATCTCTGATCGTGACGTTCTCTCCGCCGTTCTTTATCCGGGGGTTTTTGAGGAGTTTAACCGGTTTCGTGAAAAGTATTCAGATACTTCCGTCCTGCCGACCCCGGTATTTTTCTATGGTCTTGATGTCGGAGAAGAAGTGACCATCGACATTCAGGAAGGGAAAACGCTGATTGTCAAACTTAACGCTATTGGTAAGGTGCGCAGTGACGGTACACGCAATATCTATTTTGAATTAAATGGTATGCCACGTTCGGCTGTCGTCACCGATCTATCGGTTGAATCCGATGTCGTCAGTCGGGTGCAGGCGGATCCGGAGAATATCCATCACATTGGGGCACCTATGCCGGGCAAGATTTTTAAACTGTTGGTCGCTGTTGGCGATGAGGTGAAAGAAGGGGAAACCCTGCTGGCGACTGAGGCCATGAAAATGGAGACCAACGTTAAGGCGAAACAGGCGGGCAAGATTAAAGAGATTCTCTTTAGTGAAGGTGAGCAGGTAGATCAGGGCGACCTGCTTGTTGTTTTCGAGTAG
- the ptsP gene encoding phosphoenolpyruvate--protein phosphotransferase, with protein sequence MGFKNLKKSDKRLGLSTLQDISTIILQSHHLNETLENIVTLVAERAHSEVCSLYLLDDNSDTLVLRATCGLAPESVGRVKLKIGEGLTGLAAQQRSILSIEEPQSDPRYRYFAGTGEEQFHSFLAIPLFDRNEPLGVMVIQTLERRVFTEEETSTLSTIAFQVSSIVVNARLLDTIDRQQEPSEHPSLPAAEGSQPGSFRNSTTPGGQTVLRGKVAYPGVIVGPANLINDELGFSDVHAEYDVNIEQELARLDEALRKTRIATLYLEKRVAERLTQADAAIFHTHLMILEDRGFIEKLHELIDEGHSAPYALKKVIRNYLEAFGKMEDAYLRERAADMEDIGRRLLSHLLGQKSGRLHLQHTGILVAHRLLPSDMASIDHDKISGLIIESNETNAHSVIMAKALGIPALIGVQGAMARIEPGAELILDANSGCVFLNPNATILDEYFRLEFDLTQEKERLNTFRDKPALTQDGQRIQLRANIGLLSDIEIAKRNGAEGVGLYRTEFPYMARSNFPNRDDQYQLYRKVIEEFSGAPVTIRTLDIGGDKALPYFNHPKEDNPFMGWRSIRISLDHKDVFQTQIEAILMAGVHGPTRLLFPLISNIEEIRACRKLVVKAMAHLQEEKIEFLGDIPIGAMIEVPAALRLAPHLANEVDFFALGTNDLIQYLLAADRSNSLVQSYYDPLHPAVLGALADLANVARNKKIDLCLCGEMSSDNNCLYALIGLGIDQFSLSAPYIPHMKDFISKISREEAQGVAAEILQMSSSKDIRKRLARAIKKFS encoded by the coding sequence TTGGGCTTCAAAAACCTCAAAAAATCAGATAAACGCCTCGGGCTAAGTACGTTACAGGATATCAGCACCATCATCCTGCAATCGCACCACCTCAACGAGACCCTGGAAAATATTGTCACCCTGGTCGCCGAACGAGCACATTCTGAAGTCTGTTCGCTATACCTTTTGGATGACAATAGTGACACGCTGGTTCTCCGCGCTACCTGCGGACTCGCACCTGAATCTGTCGGCAGGGTAAAGCTGAAAATCGGCGAGGGGCTCACCGGCCTTGCCGCCCAACAACGCAGCATCCTCTCAATTGAAGAACCGCAAAGTGATCCCCGCTACCGCTATTTTGCCGGCACCGGTGAGGAGCAGTTCCATTCATTTCTGGCCATCCCTCTCTTTGACCGGAATGAACCTCTCGGGGTCATGGTTATCCAGACGCTGGAACGCAGGGTCTTCACTGAAGAGGAAACCTCAACCCTTTCGACTATCGCTTTTCAGGTCTCCTCCATCGTGGTGAATGCTCGCCTGCTAGACACCATTGACCGCCAACAGGAACCCTCAGAGCACCCGTCTCTTCCTGCTGCAGAAGGCTCACAGCCCGGCTCCTTCAGAAATTCGACAACCCCGGGCGGACAAACAGTACTGCGGGGGAAAGTCGCCTATCCCGGTGTTATTGTCGGGCCCGCCAATTTGATTAATGACGAACTCGGCTTCTCGGATGTTCATGCTGAATATGATGTCAATATCGAACAAGAGTTGGCGCGTCTTGATGAAGCGCTGCGCAAGACCCGCATCGCGACCCTCTACCTGGAAAAAAGGGTCGCGGAGCGCCTGACTCAAGCAGATGCCGCCATTTTTCATACCCATTTGATGATCCTGGAAGACCGCGGCTTTATCGAAAAACTCCATGAGCTGATCGATGAGGGGCATAGCGCCCCCTATGCCTTAAAAAAGGTTATCAGAAACTACCTTGAAGCCTTTGGCAAGATGGAGGACGCCTATCTGCGCGAACGAGCTGCGGATATGGAAGACATCGGACGCCGCTTGCTCAGTCACCTGCTGGGGCAGAAATCAGGCCGCCTTCATCTCCAGCATACGGGAATTCTGGTAGCTCATCGCCTGCTTCCTTCTGACATGGCGAGCATTGATCACGATAAAATTTCAGGTCTCATAATCGAATCGAATGAGACCAATGCTCACTCCGTCATTATGGCCAAGGCGCTGGGGATACCGGCCCTGATTGGGGTTCAGGGAGCAATGGCCCGAATCGAGCCAGGCGCTGAACTGATTCTTGACGCTAATTCGGGTTGTGTTTTTCTCAATCCAAACGCGACAATTCTGGATGAATATTTTCGCCTGGAGTTTGATCTTACCCAAGAGAAAGAACGACTTAACACCTTTCGCGACAAGCCGGCCCTCACCCAAGACGGTCAGCGCATCCAACTACGGGCCAACATCGGTCTGCTCAGCGATATCGAAATTGCCAAGCGCAACGGGGCAGAAGGAGTCGGGCTTTACCGTACTGAATTCCCCTATATGGCACGGAGCAATTTCCCCAACCGGGATGATCAATATCAACTCTATCGGAAAGTAATCGAAGAATTTAGCGGAGCCCCCGTCACCATCCGCACCCTTGATATCGGCGGAGATAAGGCTCTCCCCTATTTCAATCACCCCAAAGAGGACAATCCGTTTATGGGTTGGCGTTCGATACGGATCAGTCTGGACCATAAAGATGTCTTTCAGACCCAGATTGAAGCAATCCTGATGGCGGGTGTTCACGGACCGACGCGTCTGCTTTTCCCGTTAATTTCCAATATAGAAGAGATCAGGGCCTGCCGAAAGCTGGTGGTAAAAGCTATGGCCCATTTACAAGAGGAGAAGATTGAATTTCTAGGCGACATCCCGATTGGAGCCATGATCGAGGTTCCGGCGGCGCTCAGACTTGCGCCGCACCTTGCGAATGAAGTTGATTTTTTTGCTCTTGGCACCAATGACCTCATCCAATACCTGCTCGCCGCCGACCGTTCTAACTCTCTGGTGCAAAGCTACTACGACCCCCTGCACCCGGCGGTTCTCGGCGCTCTGGCAGATCTCGCGAATGTCGCGCGAAACAAGAAGATCGATCTGTGTCTTTGTGGTGAAATGTCCTCCGACAACAACTGCCTCTATGCCCTGATCGGCTTAGGGATTGACCAGTTTTCACTCTCCGCGCCTTACATTCCCCACATGAAAGACTTTATCAGCAAAATTTCCAGAGAAGAAGCACAAGGAGTCGCAGCCGAAATATTACAGATGAGCAGCAGCAAGGACATTCGAAAACGCCTTGCCCGGGCGATTAAGAAGTTTTCCTAA
- a CDS encoding sigma 54-interacting transcriptional regulator: MPEAYNQGPIKTIASRCRKCYACVRTCPTKAIGIRKDCAVVLNERCIGCGKCIQACSQGAKVISDSIGVTERLLNEATPVVAVLGCSYPAFFFDLEPGQLATALRQLGFVDVLEGAAGVELIAPEYRNLLGRDNGVPLISSHCPAVVDLIERHYPQLLGNLVPIVSPMVAIGRYIKSCHDQPVKVIYISSCIGGKFEIEDEEVAGAVDTVLTYKELKKILEKNRIDPRRLLPEPFNGNSTLNGRSFSIAGGPFHIFGIGHDGLDPKFISTVGEEATMEVIRDIAAQRIAPRYVDVRFCTGGCIGGPGRTNKLTAFSKRNLIIEYRQKQIPYQSSPRYSAGTGRVQLTRGFSDRQQLMDQPSSEALTRILHETDKFSVNDELNCGCCGYSTCHEHAVAVFQGLAEVGMCHPYSQKRLEDDRSKLERKYHLVRRALDQSYGSDDIIGTDSRTQGVRQLIAQVGPTPTSVLIRGESGTGKELTARAIHQASLRAENPLVTVNCTTLTDSLLESELFGHKKGSFTGAIANKKGLFEAADGGTIFLDEIGDITPKLQAELLRVLDSGEIKPVGSTASVRVDVRVIAATNKHLEDGIAQGWFREDLFYRINVFSITLPPLRERLESIPKLAEHFLNQASTRLNKTIHRIDETALKALSCYHWPGNIRELQNVIERASVLSPDQIIHLEQLPVVLAEQLRQKNGQNLLQEITGLRNQRDQQLHTIEKDLMLHYLAEAGGNVSAAARMADIPRRTFYRMLQRQNITFARK, encoded by the coding sequence ATGCCAGAAGCGTACAATCAAGGACCGATCAAGACCATTGCCAGCCGCTGTCGTAAATGCTACGCCTGCGTGCGCACCTGCCCCACCAAAGCAATTGGAATCAGAAAGGACTGCGCCGTCGTCCTGAACGAGCGCTGTATCGGCTGCGGCAAATGTATTCAGGCCTGCTCTCAGGGAGCAAAAGTAATTTCTGATTCCATTGGGGTTACGGAACGCCTGCTGAATGAAGCCACCCCGGTAGTGGCGGTTCTCGGCTGTTCTTATCCAGCCTTTTTCTTTGATCTTGAACCCGGCCAACTGGCAACGGCTTTAAGGCAACTCGGGTTTGTCGATGTGCTGGAAGGAGCAGCAGGGGTTGAACTGATTGCTCCTGAATATCGGAATCTTCTCGGTCGCGACAATGGCGTACCGCTGATTTCAAGTCACTGCCCCGCAGTCGTCGACCTGATTGAACGTCACTATCCGCAGTTATTGGGTAATCTGGTACCGATCGTTTCACCGATGGTCGCGATTGGGCGCTACATAAAATCCTGTCATGATCAACCGGTCAAGGTGATCTATATCAGTTCGTGCATCGGCGGGAAGTTTGAGATCGAAGATGAAGAGGTTGCCGGAGCCGTTGATACGGTTCTGACCTATAAAGAACTCAAGAAAATTCTCGAAAAAAACCGGATAGATCCGCGACGCCTTCTGCCGGAACCCTTTAACGGCAACAGCACCCTGAATGGTCGCAGCTTTTCCATTGCCGGCGGACCATTTCACATCTTCGGCATCGGTCATGACGGTCTCGACCCAAAGTTCATCTCAACCGTTGGTGAAGAAGCGACTATGGAGGTTATTCGGGATATCGCCGCACAGCGGATTGCACCACGCTACGTCGATGTCCGCTTCTGCACCGGCGGATGTATCGGCGGGCCTGGACGCACGAACAAACTCACCGCATTTTCGAAACGCAACCTGATTATTGAGTATCGGCAGAAACAGATTCCCTATCAATCTTCCCCCAGATACAGCGCAGGGACTGGTCGAGTCCAGCTGACTCGCGGCTTTTCAGATCGTCAACAACTGATGGACCAACCGAGCAGCGAGGCCCTGACACGCATCCTTCACGAGACCGATAAATTCTCAGTCAACGATGAACTCAATTGCGGGTGTTGTGGTTACAGCACCTGCCATGAACATGCGGTTGCCGTTTTTCAGGGGCTTGCCGAAGTCGGCATGTGTCACCCCTATTCGCAAAAACGTCTCGAAGACGACCGGTCAAAACTCGAACGCAAGTACCATCTTGTCCGACGGGCCCTCGACCAAAGCTACGGGAGTGACGATATTATCGGCACCGACAGCCGAACCCAGGGTGTCCGCCAATTAATTGCCCAGGTCGGGCCAACGCCGACCTCGGTCTTGATTCGCGGGGAGAGTGGTACCGGAAAAGAGTTAACCGCCCGCGCGATTCACCAGGCCAGCTTGCGCGCTGAAAATCCTCTGGTCACGGTCAACTGCACCACCTTGACTGACAGTTTGCTCGAAAGTGAACTTTTCGGTCATAAAAAAGGCTCCTTCACCGGCGCCATCGCGAATAAGAAAGGGCTCTTTGAAGCGGCCGATGGTGGCACTATTTTCCTTGATGAAATTGGCGACATCACCCCGAAACTGCAAGCTGAGCTCTTGAGAGTCCTGGACAGTGGCGAGATAAAACCGGTCGGAAGTACAGCGAGCGTTCGAGTCGATGTCAGGGTTATTGCGGCAACCAATAAGCATCTCGAAGACGGCATAGCTCAGGGCTGGTTTCGCGAAGACCTCTTCTATCGCATCAATGTCTTCAGCATTACCCTGCCTCCCTTACGCGAACGGCTCGAGTCAATCCCGAAGCTGGCTGAACACTTTCTTAATCAGGCATCAACCCGATTGAACAAGACTATTCACCGAATTGATGAAACAGCATTAAAGGCACTTTCCTGCTACCATTGGCCCGGGAATATCCGTGAGTTGCAGAATGTTATTGAACGCGCGTCCGTACTCTCTCCCGACCAAATTATTCACCTTGAACAGTTGCCGGTGGTTTTAGCTGAGCAATTACGGCAGAAGAATGGTCAGAATCTTTTGCAAGAGATAACAGGTTTAAGGAATCAACGGGATCAACAACTGCATACCATTGAAAAAGACTTGATGCTGCACTACCTTGCAGAAGCAGGCGGCAACGTTTCTGCCGCTGCGCGCATGGCCGACATCCCGCGTCGTACGTTTTACCGTATGCTGCAGCGTCAGAACATCACATTTGCCCGCAAATAA
- a CDS encoding ABC transporter ATP-binding protein, which produces MPLTPILEIRDLAKSYRLPGKTGTRAAHLKAVDGVSLQIARGETLGLVGESGCGKSTLGKLVLRLTPIDRGEVLYRGTDLAQLSARQMRPYRRQIQMIFQDPFSSLNPRMTIGETLTEPLIIHKLCKAAAREGRIRQLLDQVGLDAKAAQRYPHEFSGGQRQRISIARALAVEPELIIADEPVSALDLSVQAQILNLLREIQQAHNLSFLFIAHDLSVVEHVSDRVAVMYLGKIVEVAPAEELYRHPRHPYTEALLRSIPQPDPSRKNCVAPLKGELPSHLNPPTGCTFHPRCPYASDLCRQQSPALLDNGISSQVACHHSDRVGLV; this is translated from the coding sequence ATGCCGCTGACCCCGATTCTTGAGATTCGCGACCTTGCCAAAAGTTACCGCCTGCCGGGAAAAACCGGAACCAGAGCCGCACACCTAAAAGCGGTCGATGGCGTGAGTCTGCAGATTGCCCGTGGTGAGACATTGGGCCTGGTCGGCGAATCCGGCTGTGGAAAATCGACTCTGGGTAAGCTGGTGCTGAGACTTACCCCGATTGATCGTGGCGAAGTTTTATATCGCGGCACTGATCTGGCACAGCTTTCAGCTCGACAGATGCGCCCCTATCGACGTCAAATCCAGATGATATTTCAGGACCCTTTCTCCTCACTTAACCCGCGGATGACCATCGGCGAAACTCTGACCGAACCCCTCATTATCCACAAACTTTGCAAGGCGGCGGCCAGAGAGGGTCGCATCAGGCAACTTCTGGACCAGGTCGGTCTCGACGCCAAGGCCGCACAACGCTACCCCCATGAGTTTTCCGGCGGACAACGGCAGAGGATCAGTATTGCCCGCGCGTTGGCGGTTGAGCCCGAACTGATCATTGCAGATGAACCTGTTTCAGCGCTCGATCTTTCGGTCCAGGCGCAAATCCTCAACCTGCTGCGTGAAATTCAGCAGGCCCACAATCTCAGCTTTCTCTTCATCGCCCACGATCTGTCGGTAGTTGAACATGTCAGCGATCGGGTTGCCGTGATGTATCTCGGAAAAATTGTTGAAGTCGCCCCGGCGGAAGAACTCTACCGCCATCCACGTCACCCCTATACTGAAGCCCTGTTGCGCTCCATTCCGCAACCCGACCCCTCCAGAAAAAATTGCGTTGCGCCCCTCAAAGGGGAGCTCCCCTCACATCTCAATCCTCCAACTGGCTGCACTTTTCACCCTCGCTGCCCTTACGCTTCAGATCTCTGTCGGCAGCAGTCACCGGCCTTGCTCGATAATGGGATCAGCAGTCAGGTCGCCTGTCACCACAGTGACAGGGTTGGCTTGGTTTGA
- a CDS encoding ABC transporter ATP-binding protein, whose translation MFAPLKNTQTGPLLQVRGLKTYFFTRSGLVKAVDDVSFEIAAGETLALVGESGCGKSITSLSILRLIPEPGRIVDGQILFDKHDLLRLPPTEIRRVRGNRISMIFQEPMTSLNPVLKIGEQVAEVLRLHRGMNNNEALDQAADLLTSVGIAAATSRLRDFPHQLSGGQRQRVMIAMALACNPQLLIADEPTTALDVTIQAQIMELLANLASERQMATLLISHDLGVVAGNADRVAVMYAGKIVEYAGVEDLFNHPLHPYTKGLLGCIPRLGNKGPLPTIQGQLDDRSRAADGCAFLQRCPTPCATGGAKVPQLHEVNPAHFVRCWRT comes from the coding sequence ATGTTCGCCCCTTTAAAAAATACGCAAACCGGCCCGCTGCTGCAAGTTCGTGGACTTAAAACCTATTTTTTCACACGGAGTGGGCTAGTAAAAGCCGTCGATGACGTCTCCTTTGAGATCGCCGCCGGAGAGACTCTGGCCCTGGTCGGAGAATCAGGCTGCGGGAAATCTATCACCTCGCTTTCCATTTTGCGTCTGATCCCTGAACCGGGTCGCATCGTCGATGGGCAAATACTTTTCGATAAGCATGACCTCCTGCGCCTCCCGCCCACCGAGATTCGCCGAGTGCGCGGCAACCGGATCTCGATGATTTTCCAGGAACCGATGACTTCACTCAACCCGGTGTTAAAGATCGGCGAGCAGGTTGCCGAGGTGCTGCGCCTGCATCGGGGTATGAACAACAACGAAGCACTGGATCAGGCCGCAGATCTTTTAACCAGCGTCGGGATCGCCGCGGCTACCTCCCGATTGCGCGATTTTCCCCATCAGCTCTCTGGTGGCCAGCGCCAGCGGGTGATGATCGCGATGGCCCTGGCCTGTAATCCGCAATTGCTCATCGCCGACGAACCGACCACGGCTCTGGATGTCACGATTCAGGCGCAAATCATGGAACTGCTGGCAAACCTTGCCAGTGAGCGCCAGATGGCGACCCTGTTGATCAGCCATGACCTCGGGGTCGTAGCAGGCAACGCCGACCGGGTGGCGGTGATGTATGCCGGAAAAATTGTTGAATATGCAGGAGTTGAAGATCTCTTCAACCACCCGCTTCACCCCTACACCAAAGGGCTGCTCGGCTGTATCCCTCGCCTGGGGAACAAGGGCCCGTTGCCGACCATTCAGGGCCAACTGGACGATCGTAGTCGCGCTGCCGACGGCTGTGCCTTTCTTCAGCGCTGCCCGACACCCTGTGCAACCGGGGGGGCAAAGGTTCCCCAGCTTCACGAGGTCAACCCTGCTCACTTTGTCCGCTGCTGGAGAACTTAA